Proteins encoded by one window of Vitis riparia cultivar Riparia Gloire de Montpellier isolate 1030 chromosome 11, EGFV_Vit.rip_1.0, whole genome shotgun sequence:
- the LOC117925709 gene encoding protein argonaute PNH1-like has product MTHMQMKNPEQKHVISTRKPLQNSMNQQTSSEIMPSTEESLENAKRSVGRRKGRRRGKGAKVELLQDSKLDLSVGSHDSSKGLVFHRRPGYGQLGRKCVVKANHFLAQVPDTDLSQYSVTITPEVASRKINKSIMAQLVKLHRDTDLGMRLPVYDGKRVLYTAGLLPFVSKEFTVKLVEEDEGTGITKEREFKVTIKFVGITSMVQLREFLAGKQVDTPHEIIRIFDIVLNQLAAQRYVSVGRCLYSPDIKNPQQLGGGLQSWQGFYKSIRPTQMGLSLNIDMSSTAFIEPLPVIDFVAQLLGKDVFSRPLSDADRVKVKKALRGVKVEVTHRGNVRRKYRISGLTSQPTRELIFPVDEQMNMKSVVEYFQEMYGFTIRYSHLPCLQVGNQRKVNYLPMEACKIIGGQRYTKGLTDKQITSLLKVTCQRPRDRETDILQTINQNGYEKDPYAKEFGITVDEKLASVEARVLPAPWLKYHDTGKEKEYLPQVGQWNMTNKKMINGSTINYWACINFSRSVQESTVSGFCHQLVQMCKVSGMEFNHEPVIPIHSARPDQVKKALKHVYSAAANKLGGKELELLIAILPDNNGSLYGDLKRICDTDLGLISQCCLTKNVYKISNQYLANVSLKINVKMGGRNTVLLDALSSGIPLVSDIPTIIFGADVTHPETGDDSCPSIAAVVASQDWPEVTKYAGLVCAQAHRQELIQDLYKTWKDPQGGTVTGGMIRELLLSFKAATGKKPLRIIFYRDGVSEGQFYQVLLYELDAIRKACASLEPSYQPPVTFVVVQKRHHTRLFASNHNDKSSTDRSGNILPGTVVDSKICHPSEFDFYLCSHAGIQGTSRPAHYHVLWDENNFTADEIQSLTNNLCYTYARCTRSVSLVPPAYYAHLAAYRARFYMEPDKPENAIPNCMRTSNESRVRPLPALNEKVKNVMFYC; this is encoded by the exons ATGACCCACATGCAAATGAAGAACCCAGAGCAGAAGCATGTGATCTCTACTAGGAAGCCTCTGCAGAATTCCATGAATCAACAAACATCATCAGAAATTATGCCCAGCACTGAAGAAAGCTTGGAAAATGCAAAAAGGAGTGTAGGGAGGAGAAAGGGAAGGAGAAGGGGGAAAGGAGCCAAAGTGGAGCTGTTGCAGGATTCCAAGCTTGATTTAAGTGTTGGTTCTCATGACTCAAGCAAAGGTCTGGTGTTCCACCGCAGGCCCGGTTATGGTCAATTGGGAAGGAAATGTGTAGTTAAAGCCAACCATTTCCTAGCGCAAGTGCCAGATACAGACTTGAGTCAATATAGT GTTACCATAACCCCCGAAGTTGCTTCTCGCAAAATCAACAAATCTATCATGGCCCAGTTGGTGAAACTTCACAGAGATACTGACCTAGGGATGAGGCTCCCTGTTTATGATGGAAAACGGGTCCTTTACACTGCTGGACTGCTTCCATTTGTATCAAAAGAGTTCACTGTGAAACTGGTTGAAGAGGATGAGGGGACAGGGATTACAAA GGAGCGAGAGTTCAAAGTGACAATCAAGTTTGTAGGTATCACTAGTATGGTCCAATTGCGAGAGTTTCTTGCTGGGAAACAAGTTGATACTCCCCATGAAATAATTAGGATCTTTGATATTGTGTTAAATCAACTAGCAGCCCAAAG GTATGTATCAGTTGGGAGATGCTTGTATTCTCCTGATATTAAAAATCCTCAGCAACTAGGCGGGGGTTTACAATCATGGCAAGGCTTCTATAAGAGTATAAGGCCAACTCAGATGGGGTTATCATTGAACATCG ATATGTCATCAACTGCATTCATTGAACCATTACCTGTTATTGACTTTGTGGCTCAACTTTTGGGCAAAGATGTATTTTCAAGGCCATTGTCAGATGCAGACCGTGTCAAG GTTAAGAAAGCTCTTAGAGGTGTTAAAGTTGAAGTTACGCACAGAGGAAATGTACGAAGGAAATATCGGATTTCAGGACTGACATCACAACCTACAAGGGAACTAAT TTTCCCAGTTGATGAGCAAATGAACATGAAATCAGTTGTTGAGTACTTTCAGGAGATGTATGGATTTACCATTCGATATTCTCATCTACCTTGCCTCCAAGTAGGTAACCAGAGGAAAGTGAATTACTTACCAATGGAG GCTTGTAAGATTATTGGGGGACAGAGATATACCAAAGGGCTGACTGACAAGCAGATAACTTCCTTGTTAAAAGTAACATGCCAAAGACCCAGGGATCGAGAAACAGACATTTTACAG ACCATTAACCAAAATGGGTATGAGAAAGATCCCTATGCGAAGGAGTTTGGCATTACTGTGGATGAAAAGCTTGCTTCAGTTGAAGCTCGAGTTCTACCTGCACCATGG CTTAAATATCACGATAccggaaaagaaaaagaatatttgcCGCAAGTTGGTCAATGGAATATGACAAACAAG AAAATGATAAATGGAAGCACTATCAATTACTGGGCTTGCATCAACTTCTCACGAAGTGTTCAGGAGAGTACTGTAAGCGGTTTTTGTCATCAGCTGGTTCAAATGTGCAAAGTTTCTGGCATG GAATTCAACCATGAGCCAGTAATTCCAATACATTCAGCTAGACCGGATCAGGTTAAGAAGGCCTTGAAACATGTATATAGTGCTGCTGCAAACAAACTTGGAGGAAAAGAGTTGGAGTTACTCATTGCCATTCTTCCAGACAACAATGGCTCTTTGTATG GTGATTTGAAGCGGATTTGTGACACAGATCTGGGGTTGATTTCTCAGTGCTGTCTTACTAAAAATGTCTACAAGATTAGCAACCAATACCTGGCAAACGTGTCACTTAAAATCAATGTTAAG ATGGGTGGAAGAAATACTGTGCTTTTAGATGCTTTGAGTTCAGGAATTCCTTTGGTTAGTGACATTCCAACAATCATATTTGGAGCCGATGTAACTCATCCAGAGACTGGAGATGACTCTTGTCCATCAATTGCTGCT GTTGTAGCCTCCCAAGACTGGCCAGAAGTCACCAAGTATGCTGGATTGGTATGTGCTCAGGCTCATCGGCAAGAACTTATTCAAGATTTGTATAAAACCTGGAAAGATCCTCAAGGGGGCACAGTTACTGGAGGCATGATCAG AGAGCTTTTACTTTCATTTAAGGCAGCCACTGGAAAAAAACCATTGAGGATAATATTTTACAG GGATGGTGTCAGTGAAGGGCAGTTCTACCAGGTTCTACTATATGAACTTGATGCCATTCGTAAG GCCTGCGCATCATTGGAACCTAGTTACCAACCTCCAGTGACATTTGTTGTCGTCCAAAAACGGCATCACACTAGACTCTTTGCAAGCAACCACAATGACAAAAGCAGCACTGATAGGAGTGGGAACATCTTACCTG GTACTGTGGTCGATTCTAAGATCTGCCATCCCAGTGAGTTTGACTTTTATCTATGCAGTCATGCAGGAATCCAG GGGACCAGCCGACCCGCTCATTATCATGTTCTCTGGGATGAGAACAACTTTACAGCAGATGAGATCCAATCTTTGACGAACAACCTCTGTTACAC GTATGCAAGGTGCACTCGGTCTGTTTCTCTAG TTCCTCCTGCGTATTATGCTCATCTGGCAGCCTACAGAGCTCGATTCTACATGGAACCTGATAAGCCTGAGAATGCAATACCAAATTGCATGCGCACGTCAAATGAATCACGCGTCCGGCCCCTGCCAGCATTGAATGAGAAGGTGAAGAATGTGATGTTCTACtgttag
- the LOC117924964 gene encoding uncharacterized protein LOC117924964 encodes MGSISKRLDDMLSTPFCSHIIHYEPPRGFLVPKFSTYDGCSDPFDHIMHYRQLMTLDIGNDPLLCKVFPASLQGQALSWFHRLPPNSVDNFRDLSEAFVGQYLCSARHKQNISTLQNIKMKDNESLREFVKRFGQAVLQVEACSMDAVLQIFKRCICPGTPFFESLAKKPPMTMDDLFRRANKYSMLEDDVRAATQQVLVAGQASKGTTEGSTKPPDRPRPSDRRQEGPSRPEMPPLTPLSITYEKLLPMIQSMSDFRWPRPLGSDPSRRDHSKKCAYHKEHGHTTETCRSLQYLVERLIKAGHLRQYLRTDARDGDASRGRDSGAPMAPAAPKAVINYINGGPSDEEFNSKRKRQRLLREAMVRERINSIRPGITEGGPHPIDGTIIFPPVDPTRILRPHRDALILSLGIDKFDVRRVLIDPGSSADLVQASVISHMGHNLVGLENPGRILSGFNGASTTSLGDIVLPVQAGPVTLNVQFSVVQDLSPFNVILGRTWLHCMKAIPSTYHQMVSFLTEDGQTNLYGSQLAARQCYQIAREAGTSRENEPLPESTHALDQ; translated from the coding sequence ATGGGCTCCATTAGCAAAAggttggatgacatgctctccacgcctttctgCTCTCATATCATTCATTACGAACCCCCAAGGGGATTTCTCGTACCAAAGTTTTCCACATACGATGGGTGCAGTGACCCCTTtgaccatatcatgcactaTCGACAGCTCATGACCCTCGACATAGGCAACGACCCACTGCTGTGCAAAGTATTCCCTGCCAGTCTGCAAGGACAGGCTCTTTCATGGTTCCATCGCCTACCTCCTAATTCGGTGGATAATTTCAGAGACCTTTCAGAAGCTTTCGTGGGACAATACTTATGCTCCGCCCGACATAAGCAAAACATCAGCAccttgcaaaacataaaaatgaaggataaCGAATCCTTGAGGGAGTTCGTGAAACGATTTGGCCAGGCTGTCCTACAAGTGGAAGCTTGCAGCATGGACGCTGTCCTACAGATTTTCAAACGATGTATTTGCCCAGGCACTCCCTTTTTTGAGTCACTAGCAAAAAAGCCTCCTATGACAATGGACGACTTGTTTCGACGTGCaaacaaatactcaatgctTGAAGATGACGTACGGGCAGCCACCCAGCAAGTATTGGTGGCCGGACAGGCATCCAAGGGTACTACAGAGGGAAGCACTAAACCTCCGGACAGGCCAAGACCATCCGATCGAAGGCAAGAAGGACCAAGCCGCCCGGAAATGCCACCCCTCACACCACTCTCTATAACTTATGAGAAGCTTCTCCCTATGATCCAGAGCATGTCCGATTTCAGGTGGCCCAGACCCCTCGGATCGGATCCATCCAGGAGAGACCATAGCAAAAAATGCGCTTACCATAAGGAGCACGGCCATACAACGGAGACGTGCAGAAGCCTCCAATATTTGGTGGAAAGGCTTATAAAGGCGGGTCATTTAAGGCAATACCTCCGTACAGATGCTAGAGATGGAGATGCCTCCCGGGGCCGCGATTCTGGGGCCCCCATGGCTCCGGCCGCCCCCAAAGCCGTCATAAATTACATTAATGGAGGCCCGTCGGATGAAGAGTTCAATTCCAAGCGAAAGAGGCAGAGGTTGTTGCGGGAAGCGATGGTGCGTGAGCGTATCAATTCCATCCGACCTGGGATAACCGAAGGAGGCCCGCACCCCATAGACGGAACGATCATTTTTCCTCCAGTAGACCCCACGCGGATATTACGTCCGCACCGTGATGCCCTCATTCTATCCTTGGGGATAGACAAATTCGACGTAAGGCGCGTCTTAATTGACCCAGGTAGCTCAGCTGATCTGGTGCAAGCGTCAGTCATAAGCCACATGGGACACAACTTAGTCGGTCTCGAAAACCCTGGAAGGATTTTGTCCGGATTCAACGGGGCATCAACTACCTCATTGGGAGACATTGTGCTACCAGTCCAAGCTGGCCCAGTCACTCTCAACGTTCAATTTTCGGTAGTCCAAGATCTATCACCCTTCAATGTTATCTTGGGACGTACATGGCTACACTGTATGAAGGCCATCCCCTCCACATATCATCAGATGGTGAGCTTTCTCACTGAAGATGGGCAAACCAACCTATACGGCAGCCAGCTAGCCGCTCGCCAATGCTACCAGATAGCAAGAGAAGCAGGGACCAGTCGGGAGAATGAACCCCTCCCCGAATCCACCCATGCGCTCGACCAATAG